tgcagctgcagagggctgggTCCCAATTTCAGCAACTCCCATTCCCCCCTTCCGcctcctcccacctcctcctcctcctcccttcaaaccccagcagcagccatccAGCTCTGGCTGAGCAACCAGCCCTCTTTTCCCAACGGCTGCCAGATCCCATCCCGCTGTAACCTACAGCGGATCGGCTGCTCCTGCCATCCGGCACACGACTTTGGAAAACTCAGCCTACGAATTTCAAAAGAGCAGACAGCGGGCACCCGCGTGGCCTGGGTGACACCGACAACCTAAGCCACACCAGAAGACATTTCCATCTGGCTTCTGAGTATTTGGGATGATCTGGGTTCACAGGCCAAGCACTCCGAAGGGTGCCAAAAAAGCGACTCCActtgattttttcccctgtcttcaGCCATTTCAGTGTTTAATCAGCAGTTTCCCTACAGTTTCACTCAAATTCCTATTTATTACAGGACAGAGATTAAATATATACAGAACAATTTAACAGCCTGGTTGGATTCAGTTCTCTTCCAAATCTTCCATGAGGCATAAAAGCTTTCCTTTCCCACACAAAGATAACAACCAAATTAAGCAGCTGTTCTTACTCCTGTTAAATCCCAATACTCTGGTCTTAAGTAAATGCCTACTGAACCAAGTAAAAGCTGCTAAACAGACACCTCCGTGGTtctctatttttaaagtattttcagattCAGCCTGGAGGATAAGGGCAGGGTTTAGGgtttttgaaataattcagtatCACCCTGGCAAGCTGTACAAAGgatcctgctggtgctggtccGGGTTTTGCCTCCACATGCTAACACTGTACAGACACGTACGGCTGACACACCGCTTGGGCACACTTGCAAGGGGAAGCTCATACCGATTATGAAtaaaatttatgttttatttaaaaaaaaaaaaaaaaaaaaagggagtgaCATCCTGAGTTTCAGAGCTCCAAACACAATCTACTGACTATTCATTTTCCACTCGCCTTCccttactgttttaaaatataacataaCCACTATTGttactttaagaaaaagcaacaaaaaacagGAAGGGAATTAGGTTACCTGAGAGAAAAGTGCTGGAGTAAGAGAAGCAGTGGGGAGAGAAGGACTCAGAATTCCCAGTGGACTTGGATCGCTGCCTGTAATGACGAGAGTAGGAGCCAACTCCAgccctttgggttttttagatCTGGAGAGGTGATTGGCAAATTCCTTCTCCAGCACAGATGAATCCTGCTCTTTGGACTCTGGGGATTGATGCTGAAGGCTCTGAgcttgctccagctgctgagaaGCCACGGACTCTATGTCCGTGTCAATGTCCAGGTCAGGATTAGAGCTCAGGGGCGGCGACGGGGGCGTGGAAGGAACTTGCAGAGTGGGAGAAACTGAGGATATGGGTGGAGTTGGGGTAAAGCTGGTGGTTAAGTTTGGCAAAGGTGCTGGAGCTTCAGGGACAGTTAACTTGGGTAGAACAAGCGTCTCCAACGTCTGGAGAGTTTCTTCCGATCCCATGGGAAGAGAGGATGCGATCGAAGCGGGAGAAGCAGTGGAAGTGGCAGAGAGCGTTGAAGGGGTAGAGACCAGGGGGGCAGACGAAGGCTTTTTGGAGGGCATGGTTACAAACTTGATGACGGAGGGGGTTGGATCCTGAGCGGGTTTCTTCTCTGCCAGTTTCTCAGCTGGATTCTCGATCTTGATGGACCTGAAGAGTTTTACGCTGGAAGAGTTCAGGGAGTTCAGAGTAAAAGAGGAGTACAAGCCTGAGTGGATATAGTCATTGCGGCTGGAGGATTTAGCACATGACTGAGCCTTCTCCTTCCCACAGTTTTCCACATCCTTTGGAGCACTGCTAACTTCCGCAAAACCAGTCATTTCAGGGTCTCCTTCTATACGGCCCACGACAAGTGGATCCATATTTAAAATCTCCGGGTAAGAAACAAACTTGTACACAAACTTCTTACCATTCACTTTTTTAATGATATTCTGTGGGTAAGAAGATACATATGTTTAGACCTTCTTCGGATTAATTTTCTCCCTACCAACACTGCCTAAAATAGACAGGAATTGGATAGTCCGTAATCTTTCATCAAaaatggtttttcttttttaaaaacacactgcATTCCCGCAGTTCAGTTACGCTCCCAAAGTATCACCTCCAGACAGAACACCACAACAGGTGAGCTTAACCTGAGGTTAAGTACACTAAAAGCAGCCTTAAAACTGCCAAGTAATTCTGtttaacatgttttaaaagagcagctatgaaacaaaaatgacCCATTACCCCCATCAAAGAACACTGACCCGGGTGCAGTAAGCATAACCTAACAAGAGAACCTGCAGAATTCAAGCTTACAAGTGGGCAGAATTGAGAGCTAAGACTTCAAATCAAACCACGTTTATTCTTAATAAGATgagaataaaagaaagtaaGTAGCTGAACTAGTCAGCAGGCTATGTAGGCTAATCAGCTATTTCAATACCACAAACCAGCATGTCGAACTTGTTTTGCTCCCAAGTGAAATGCCACACGCAATTTGGACCTAAGAAGATTCTAATTTATCATACAATTATTATTACTGAGTCCTCAGTAAAAGTCAGATTTGTGCTACCCAATAATAAACTCCCAGCAACACACCACCTGCTACAAACTGACAGGTTCCTCAGaaacagtgttttattttttagctgGTACACCCACACAATAACAGCTGTGGGATAAACGGCTTATTGGAACGAAGGTGAGAGCCTCCCACATGGTGGTTCTAGTTCTGCTTTTTGACGTTACCTGTGCACTTACAAAAGGCCCTCGCAAGTTATTCGAAGACAACAGCTAAACAAGAAAAGCGCCTTACTCTGCTGGAGAGGTGCAATTCTGAATacatggagaaaaaggaaaatacttcgGGCTGCTTCACTGAAAATCCTCATTTTGATGGCCCCTTCATAGAGGCAACTGCAGAAAAGATCTCAAGGTGGTGCAATATTCACTATTCTCAATCATCGGCATCATTCTGTTGCTTAAACTGGAGTGTTGAGGATTTTAACACTTGCAAGGGTGTGTGCTTTTGGAAAGGGGATTATCATTCAAAGACAGACTGGTATTAGCAAA
The window above is part of the Falco biarmicus isolate bFalBia1 chromosome 16, bFalBia1.pri, whole genome shotgun sequence genome. Proteins encoded here:
- the ELK4 gene encoding ETS domain-containing protein Elk-4, giving the protein MDSAITLWQFLLQLLQEPQNKNIICWTSNDGEFKLLQAEEVARLWGIRKNKPSMNYDKLSRALRYYYVKNIIKKVNGKKFVYKFVSYPEILNMDPLVVGRIEGDPEMTGFAEVSSAPKDVENCGKEKAQSCAKSSSRNDYIHSGLYSSFTLNSLNSSSVKLFRSIKIENPAEKLAEKKPAQDPTPSVIKFVTMPSKKPSSAPLVSTPSTLSATSTASPASIASSLPMGSEETLQTLETLVLPKLTVPEAPAPLPNLTTSFTPTPPISSVSPTLQVPSTPPSPPLSSNPDLDIDTDIESVASQQLEQAQSLQHQSPESKEQDSSVLEKEFANHLSRSKKPKGLELAPTLVITGSDPSPLGILSPSLPTASLTPALFSQTPILLTPSPLLSSIHFWSTLSPVAPLSPARLQGANTLFQFPSVLNSHGPFTLSGLDGPSTPGPFSPDLQKT